In the Sorghum bicolor cultivar BTx623 chromosome 4, Sorghum_bicolor_NCBIv3, whole genome shotgun sequence genome, ATAGATGGCTTTTATTCATGGTAGCATGATTTGTGGAGGATTTTAATAATCCAAAATAAAAGGGTCATATTAAGACTTAAATTTTTAATTAAATTATCTGCAGCTTGTGGGCTCTATATTGTATATtgttagaattagggtttctcaTTCATTGGGCTAACCCTAACCAGGGTGCCATATAATTagggatacatgggcctcatgggcctagccacaTGGGCCTGCATTACACATACTCTAACATATATTCCTCAGGCATGTTTGCCTAGAGCACATTCTATTTGGGTGACAACTTTTGGCAATTGATTCTTTGTTTCATGTTATTTGTTTGAAGCACTCTGTTTCATATTCTTCATTTGAGTGAAACTGGTTTAACagttttatttaattttattgCTTCAAAGAAGGATAAGTAGAGGTGGTGTGGCCTATCATACTGGTGCAGTCACAAGAGAATAATCTGTAGTTGTATCTTAATCAGAATTGCATGTGTGCATCACTATCATGTGCATGCCCTCTGTTTGTACAACTTTTGCTCGTCTGTCTGCGTCTTTTATAACAGCTTCCTGTTTCCCTACACAGAAAAAGAATTTTGTACTGATGGTGGAGTTACATAAATGGTTACAAAAACTTGGAAAGGAAAATGGAAAAATAATGGACAGGAAGACATTGATTCGTACTTTGAATAATCTTCAACAAGAGGGTAGCTGTAAGTGTATCAAAATTAATGTCCCAATTGTTACAAACTACACAGGAAGTCGTTCCATTGATGTAGTACTGAATCCTTCTGTCAAGGTCGTGTCACCGGAACTCATTGATCAAATTAGGAACAGACTAAGGAATTTTGATTCTCAAAGTCGTTCAGGTGCAGCAGCTAAATTGAACAAAAATCAGCATATGGCTGCCATACATGGACTGAGGATTCAGCGCAGAGCCAAAGTTAAAAAAACACCAGTATCAGAAGCTATATATGCCAATGGATTCATAGGTGCAAAGATGATTCGGGCAAAGCTGTTGCATAAATTTCTGTGGGAATATGTTAGCGGCTTGCCAAATTGGTGCAACCTATTTTATTGTGCGAAAGAAGGGCAGCATGGCAACAAGTTTGATCAATCATGTCAGTTGTTTTCAGTCACAGAAGCTATTGAAAAAATGCCTCTTGAACTCTTTCTTCAAGTTGTGGGATCTCCAAAGGTGGACATCACTATAACTAAGTGTTCTGGGAGAACACTTTCAGAGATTCCTATCAGCCAATACAATTTACTCATGGACGCTCATGCCAAGGGCCGTCTCTCAcgcttaataaatattttagaTAAGCTCAAGGTAATATTTGGCTTTAACATTTCAATTAATATTGTGAGAATCTCCAATCAAGTGGGTTCTTAAAGCTAACATTACgaaactttttttttggttgTTGATATTTGCTCGATACACATTTTATTATCGCAATTATTgttcatatacatatacatacttTATTGTAGCAATTCTTTTTGATATTTAATGCAAGTTAGCTTGATGCTATCTCGACTGCGAGAACAGTGACCATTTGTTTTTGTGTTTGCTAGTTGATTGAACTTGTAAACAAACATGTAGAGGATTCTGATGTGCGTCCAAGGGCTGTCACTACATATTCACTGGAGATCAGGCCTTACATTGAAGAACCTACACCAAGAGTTATTCCATCATCACATGTCAGTGTTAACCATCATCCAAAATTTCGGCATGATTTT is a window encoding:
- the LOC110434836 gene encoding uncharacterized protein LOC110434836, giving the protein MVELHKWLQKLGKENGKIMDRKTLIRTLNNLQQEGSCKCIKINVPIVTNYTGSRSIDVVLNPSVKVVSPELIDQIRNRLRNFDSQSRSGAAAKLNKNQHMAAIHGLRIQRRAKVKKTPVSEAIYANGFIGAKMIRAKLLHKFLWEYVSGLPNWCNLFYCAKEGQHGNKFDQSCQLFSVTEAIEKMPLELFLQVVGSPKVDITITKCSGRTLSEIPISQYNLLMDAHAKGRLSRLINILDKLKLIELVNKHVEDSDVRPRAVTTYSLEIRPYIEEPTPRVIPSSHVSVNHHPKFRHDFVLSKLESVDAYWETLKYCYLTAGLADQNAFPGNCVPEVCHLCYAPSYFIFTLL